The Thiogranum longum genome includes a region encoding these proteins:
- the grxD gene encoding Grx4 family monothiol glutaredoxin, protein MDVMERIQQAVNSQPIVVFLKGTPQLPSCGYSARTAQVLQACEVDFGHVNVLADPEIFENLPRFANWPTFPQVYVNGELIGGHDITLEMFQKGELKPLLQEAVKKAS, encoded by the coding sequence ATGGATGTCATGGAGCGCATACAGCAAGCCGTCAACAGTCAACCGATTGTTGTTTTTCTGAAAGGTACGCCCCAGCTACCGAGCTGTGGTTATTCTGCTCGCACTGCACAGGTCTTGCAGGCCTGTGAGGTTGATTTTGGCCACGTTAATGTACTGGCCGACCCGGAAATTTTCGAAAACCTGCCGCGTTTTGCCAACTGGCCCACCTTCCCCCAGGTGTACGTTAATGGTGAGTTGATCGGTGGCCATGACATCACCCTGGAGATGTTTCAGAAGGGTGAACTCAAGCCTCTGTTGCAGGAAGCCGTCAAGAAAGCATCCTGA
- a CDS encoding hydantoinase B/oxoprolinase family protein, producing the protein MDSIELGLFASRLEAVCDEMGAMLQQAAFSPNIRDRLDYSCAVFDPGGELCAQAAHIPVHLGSMAYAMHDLVKCRAWREGDMLVVNDPYRGGTHLPDVTLVTPVFIRDSCVGFIANRAHHADIGADSPGSMPVGSTIEDEGLLIPPTLLVERGEVIRPVLDEIIAATHNPIVTEGDFSAQISANRTGVERVSALVSGSGVERWLSGLAEINRYGERMAREALSALPDGEYCFTDYMDDDGQGNRDIELRVRLTIHGDRIDVDFSGSAGQVEGNINCPLSVAAAAVFYVFRCLMDERTPACAGSFRSIHIHAPPGCLLNACAPAAVAAGNVETSSRVVDLVLGALAQVIPERVAAASQGTMNNLAMGSRLGSGWDYYETIGGGMGAGADGGGLNGVQTHMTNTLNTPIEVLESAYPLRIRRYALRNGSGGAGRVRGGDGLVREYEFLASAEVTLLTERRVHAPWGLAGGQPGAAGKNLLNGRPLEPKITCTVKAGDRLEIQSPGGGGYGEN; encoded by the coding sequence ATGGATAGTATAGAGCTGGGTCTGTTTGCAAGCCGCCTTGAGGCCGTTTGTGATGAAATGGGGGCCATGCTGCAACAGGCTGCTTTCTCGCCCAACATCCGTGACCGTCTCGATTACTCCTGTGCTGTCTTTGATCCCGGCGGGGAGTTGTGTGCGCAGGCCGCACACATACCCGTACACCTGGGCAGTATGGCTTACGCCATGCACGATCTGGTGAAGTGCCGCGCGTGGAGAGAGGGTGACATGCTGGTCGTTAACGATCCCTACCGGGGAGGGACTCACCTGCCGGACGTAACGCTGGTTACCCCGGTATTTATCAGGGATAGCTGTGTCGGGTTTATCGCCAATCGTGCACACCACGCGGATATCGGGGCTGATAGCCCGGGATCCATGCCTGTTGGTTCGACGATCGAGGATGAAGGACTGCTCATTCCACCAACATTGCTGGTCGAGCGTGGCGAAGTAATTCGCCCTGTACTCGACGAGATTATTGCCGCAACCCACAACCCGATTGTGACCGAGGGCGATTTTTCTGCCCAGATCAGCGCCAACCGAACCGGAGTAGAGCGGGTCAGCGCACTGGTATCAGGTAGTGGTGTGGAGCGCTGGCTGTCGGGGCTCGCTGAAATAAACCGTTACGGTGAACGAATGGCGCGGGAAGCCCTTTCAGCGTTGCCGGACGGCGAATACTGCTTTACCGACTATATGGATGATGATGGTCAGGGTAACCGTGACATCGAACTGCGAGTGCGGCTGACAATTCACGGTGATCGGATTGATGTAGATTTTTCAGGTAGTGCCGGGCAGGTCGAAGGCAATATTAATTGTCCCCTGTCGGTGGCTGCCGCGGCAGTATTTTATGTCTTCCGCTGCCTTATGGATGAGCGAACACCAGCTTGCGCGGGCAGTTTTCGCTCTATTCATATTCATGCCCCTCCTGGCTGCCTGTTGAATGCATGCGCGCCGGCCGCCGTTGCTGCAGGAAATGTTGAAACCAGCAGCCGGGTGGTGGACCTGGTGCTGGGTGCTCTTGCGCAGGTAATCCCCGAGCGCGTAGCAGCAGCCAGTCAGGGCACGATGAATAATCTGGCCATGGGGTCCCGGCTTGGCAGTGGCTGGGACTATTACGAAACAATCGGTGGCGGTATGGGTGCGGGTGCCGATGGCGGTGGGTTGAATGGTGTACAGACCCATATGACCAATACGTTGAATACACCCATTGAGGTGCTGGAATCGGCTTATCCATTGCGGATCCGGCGTTACGCCCTGCGTAATGGTTCCGGTGGAGCAGGACGCGTGCGGGGCGGTGACGGACTTGTCCGGGAATATGAATTCCTGGCTTCTGCTGAAGTTACCCTGCTGACCGAAAGACGTGTTCATGCGCCTTGGGGGCTGGCCGGTGGTCAGCCCGGTGCAGCAGGAAAGAATTTACTCAATGGAAGGCCGCTGGAGCCGAAAATAACATGCACTGTGAAAGCCGGGGACCGGTTGGAAATTCAGAGTCCAGGTGGCGGTGGCTACGGCGAGAATTGA
- a CDS encoding GGDEF domain-containing protein, with product MTQIPIHKLMTQHVELLSPATPLHSVAHAMQSKRHSCVVLGEDKIPAGIITERDLVSILGRILDEPELANEPAANFMSTPPCTVDDKQTLFDALVISRADGVRHLPVVNNSGKLVGLITQTDLAQAHFQVIEEQQHVIERAIHKRTEQLVAANAELQSLSMEDGLLHIGNRRAMEVDMEHTHARAVRYNQTYTTVLLDVDFFKAYNDHYGHMAGDDALKQTASIVKSAIRKSDRVYRYGGEELLLLLPDTGPDGGAILTQRILKALQDTAITHCKSPYGVITMSAGIANHDPEQEASATDWSAVVHAADQRLYQAKEAGRNRVA from the coding sequence GTGACGCAAATACCCATCCACAAACTGATGACCCAACATGTTGAATTGCTTAGCCCGGCAACCCCTCTGCATTCTGTGGCACACGCGATGCAGTCAAAGCGCCATTCCTGTGTCGTCCTTGGAGAGGACAAGATTCCTGCAGGCATTATTACGGAACGTGACCTGGTCAGTATTCTGGGGCGTATTCTTGATGAGCCGGAACTGGCGAATGAACCTGCAGCAAACTTCATGTCCACCCCTCCCTGCACGGTAGACGACAAGCAGACACTTTTTGATGCACTGGTGATTTCACGTGCCGATGGTGTTCGCCACCTGCCGGTAGTGAACAACTCCGGGAAACTGGTTGGACTGATTACGCAAACAGACCTTGCCCAGGCTCACTTCCAAGTCATCGAAGAGCAACAACACGTAATAGAGCGGGCAATCCACAAACGCACAGAACAACTGGTCGCCGCGAATGCAGAACTGCAATCCCTGTCGATGGAAGACGGCCTGTTGCATATTGGTAACCGGCGGGCAATGGAAGTCGATATGGAACACACGCACGCGCGTGCAGTTCGCTACAACCAGACTTATACCACCGTGTTACTGGATGTCGATTTTTTCAAGGCATATAACGACCACTACGGACATATGGCTGGAGACGACGCCCTGAAGCAAACAGCCTCAATTGTGAAGTCCGCTATACGCAAATCTGACCGTGTCTACCGATACGGCGGAGAAGAACTGCTACTGCTACTGCCAGACACAGGGCCGGATGGCGGCGCAATCCTGACGCAACGTATCCTGAAGGCACTACAGGATACGGCAATTACACATTGCAAAAGCCCTTATGGCGTCATTACCATGAGTGCGGGAATCGCCAATCACGACCCTGAACAAGAGGCATCAGCGACGGACTGGTCTGCAGTGGTTCACGCCGCAGACCAGCGTCTGTACCAGGCAAAGGAAGCCGGGCGCAACCGTGTCGCCTGA
- a CDS encoding urate hydroxylase PuuD, with the protein MNPLKSITGTIVSGIVLALIFAFAMSNGQGNPIEWTVWFHVIVGITWIGLLYYFNFVQVPAVGAALSEKDKGGPGPAAINKYVAPRALLWFRWSALLTWLSGAAALGKLGIFNEAFTFENFSFSGSASVIGMGAWLGTIMLFNVWVLIWPNQKKILGLDGKEHSAEEIAGAKTVALMASRTNTLLSIPMLLGMTAFAHGLPF; encoded by the coding sequence ATGAACCCGTTAAAATCCATCACCGGCACCATCGTATCAGGCATCGTGCTGGCCCTCATCTTTGCCTTCGCCATGAGTAATGGCCAGGGCAACCCAATAGAGTGGACCGTGTGGTTTCATGTGATTGTAGGTATCACCTGGATTGGTCTGCTGTACTACTTCAACTTCGTCCAGGTACCGGCTGTCGGCGCGGCATTGTCAGAAAAAGACAAGGGTGGCCCTGGACCAGCTGCCATTAACAAATACGTAGCGCCACGCGCATTATTGTGGTTCCGCTGGTCCGCCTTGCTGACCTGGCTGTCTGGCGCAGCGGCATTGGGCAAATTAGGCATCTTCAACGAGGCCTTCACCTTCGAGAACTTCAGCTTTAGCGGAAGTGCCTCGGTTATCGGCATGGGTGCATGGCTGGGTACCATCATGCTGTTCAATGTATGGGTTCTGATCTGGCCGAACCAGAAGAAGATCCTGGGTCTGGACGGCAAGGAGCACAGTGCTGAAGAAATCGCCGGCGCCAAAACTGTGGCCCTGATGGCGTCCCGTACCAATACCTTGTTGTCAATCCCCATGCTACTGGGCATGACAGCTTTTGCCCACGGCCTGCCCTTCTGA
- a CDS encoding BON domain-containing protein, with protein MRVLQHVLVVLLLAGALSACGSLIVSGQAQGGRSSATASAAERRDAAITAEINRQFVRDAQISAFDVRIDTRNGVVRLSGQVRDTKAKQRALELARSVDGVRRVESSLTY; from the coding sequence ATGCGGGTTTTGCAGCACGTGCTGGTAGTACTGTTGCTCGCCGGCGCTTTGTCGGCCTGTGGTTCGCTGATCGTCAGCGGGCAGGCGCAGGGAGGCCGGTCATCGGCAACGGCTTCTGCGGCAGAGCGACGAGATGCGGCGATCACCGCAGAAATCAACCGGCAGTTTGTCAGGGATGCGCAAATCAGTGCATTCGATGTCAGAATTGATACTCGCAACGGGGTTGTCCGGTTGTCCGGTCAGGTGCGTGATACGAAAGCAAAACAGCGAGCTTTGGAGCTGGCGCGTTCGGTTGATGGGGTCAGGCGAGTCGAATCGTCACTGACGTATTAA
- a CDS encoding N-acetylglutaminylglutamine amidotransferase, giving the protein MCGICGELRFDGKPPDAGVVARMLPRLARRGPDHEGRYIKGPVSLGHRRLSVIDLSDASNQPWVDEALGLALVFNGAIYNYRELRAELVRDGVTFVSDGDTEVILKAYAHWGEAFVSRLHGMFALAIWDSRRQQLLAARDRFGIKPFYYHHTRDSFRFASNTQALLAAGGVDTGFDSVALHHHFTLHAVVPAPRTLLRGIRKLPPAHIMIMDAKGKERLSAYWQLDASPPDRPLGEDEWLEATREALLEAVRRRRVIADVPVGVLLSGGLDSSLLVALLAREGGNDLLTFSVGFEDHADERGDEFEFSDAVAERYGTQHHKIHVPNHEVLDRLPEAVDQMAEPMVAQDAVAFYLLSEQVSKHVKVVQSGQGADEVFAGYFWYPRMHAARGSDIERFQPFYFDRDHSEYLQMVTGKYAGPDYTAALVEERLKAARTNEYLNKVLHFDVTTLIVDDPVKRVDNMTMAWGLEARVPFLDQQLVELVARMPAELKLRENGKYPLKKLARGLVPDAVIDRPKAYFPVPALKYISGPFLEFMRDILTSRACRERGLYRESYVKLLLENPQQQFTRLQGSKLWHLAALEYWLQRNVDPMAGANS; this is encoded by the coding sequence ATGTGTGGAATCTGCGGCGAACTCCGTTTTGATGGCAAGCCTCCCGACGCAGGAGTCGTGGCGCGTATGCTGCCCAGGCTGGCACGGCGTGGACCGGATCATGAAGGGCGGTATATAAAAGGCCCCGTGTCACTGGGACACCGCCGTCTGTCAGTGATTGATCTGTCCGATGCATCAAACCAGCCCTGGGTCGATGAGGCGCTGGGACTTGCACTGGTCTTTAACGGCGCCATCTATAACTACCGTGAGCTGCGGGCGGAGCTGGTCCGTGACGGTGTGACATTTGTCAGTGACGGAGATACCGAAGTTATCCTGAAGGCCTATGCACACTGGGGCGAAGCGTTTGTCTCGCGCCTGCATGGCATGTTCGCACTGGCTATCTGGGACAGCCGGCGTCAGCAGTTACTGGCGGCGCGTGACCGTTTTGGGATAAAACCGTTTTACTATCACCATACGCGCGACAGTTTCCGATTTGCTTCAAACACACAGGCTTTGTTAGCTGCAGGTGGTGTTGACACAGGCTTTGACAGCGTGGCCCTGCATCATCACTTTACCCTGCACGCCGTCGTACCGGCGCCGCGAACTTTGCTTCGGGGTATCCGCAAGTTACCCCCCGCGCATATCATGATTATGGATGCGAAGGGCAAGGAACGGCTTTCGGCCTATTGGCAGCTTGATGCCTCACCACCCGATCGACCGCTTGGTGAAGATGAATGGCTGGAGGCAACGCGTGAAGCCCTGCTGGAAGCCGTGCGGCGACGCAGGGTAATCGCGGATGTGCCTGTCGGTGTACTGTTGTCCGGTGGACTCGACAGTAGTCTGCTGGTTGCGTTGCTGGCCCGGGAAGGAGGCAACGATCTGCTGACATTCTCGGTAGGGTTCGAGGATCACGCCGATGAGCGTGGTGACGAGTTTGAATTCTCGGATGCAGTTGCGGAGCGTTATGGCACGCAACATCACAAAATCCATGTGCCCAATCACGAAGTACTGGATCGATTGCCTGAAGCCGTTGATCAGATGGCTGAACCGATGGTTGCCCAGGATGCAGTGGCGTTTTACCTGCTGTCAGAACAGGTGTCAAAGCACGTCAAGGTGGTACAAAGCGGACAGGGGGCTGACGAGGTGTTCGCCGGTTATTTCTGGTACCCGCGCATGCATGCAGCGCGTGGCTCGGATATCGAGCGTTTCCAGCCCTTTTATTTTGACCGCGACCACAGCGAATACCTGCAGATGGTGACCGGGAAGTATGCCGGCCCCGATTATACAGCGGCCCTGGTAGAGGAGCGTCTCAAGGCGGCCAGAACAAATGAGTATCTGAACAAGGTGCTACATTTTGATGTCACCACGCTGATTGTCGATGATCCGGTGAAGCGTGTGGATAACATGACCATGGCGTGGGGGCTAGAGGCACGCGTCCCGTTCCTTGATCAGCAACTGGTCGAGCTGGTGGCACGTATGCCGGCCGAACTGAAGCTTCGTGAAAACGGCAAATATCCGCTCAAGAAGCTCGCACGCGGTCTGGTGCCGGACGCTGTTATCGACCGCCCCAAGGCCTATTTCCCGGTACCGGCACTGAAGTACATCAGCGGGCCATTTCTGGAATTCATGCGTGACATCCTGACTTCGCGGGCCTGCCGCGAGCGCGGTCTGTACCGTGAAAGCTATGTGAAACTATTGCTGGAAAACCCACAGCAGCAATTTACACGCCTGCAGGGCAGCAAACTGTGGCATCTGGCTGCGCTGGAATACTGGCTACAACGCAATGTTGACCCGATGGCGGGCGCAAATTCCTGA
- a CDS encoding cytochrome-c peroxidase, with protein sequence MLKHSRLVQGLLVWFLATGVAMAANWQALPDKAPEPADNPTTAEKVELGQMLYFDPRFSQTGTVSCNSCHNLMLGGDDNRNFSMGVHGKTGGRSAPTVWNAAFASSQFWNGRAASLEEQAKGPVVNPVEMGMSDLEKAMSRVRAIPGYKPYFERAFGGKDPVTVDNAAKAVAAFERTLITPNSPYDRFVKGDKTALTAQQQRGMQAFADTGCTSCHSGPAFNGPAMPAGTGFFMKFPTFTDNSYVKKYDFMKDKGRFESTGNKVDMYLFKVPTLRNVSLTAPYFHNGSVATLGEAIRVMAKLQLNADLDDTKVADIEAFLNALTGEFPEQKLPRLPATPGWSLLSGN encoded by the coding sequence ATGCTAAAACATTCAAGGTTAGTTCAGGGTCTGCTTGTCTGGTTTCTGGCCACGGGAGTGGCGATGGCGGCCAATTGGCAGGCATTGCCGGACAAGGCGCCGGAACCTGCTGACAATCCCACCACAGCGGAAAAGGTCGAACTCGGCCAGATGCTGTATTTCGATCCGCGGTTTTCACAGACGGGTACGGTCTCCTGTAACTCCTGTCACAACCTGATGCTGGGCGGAGACGACAACCGCAATTTTTCCATGGGTGTGCATGGAAAGACCGGTGGACGCAGTGCGCCGACGGTCTGGAATGCCGCTTTTGCGTCATCGCAATTCTGGAATGGCCGTGCAGCGAGCCTGGAGGAACAGGCCAAGGGGCCGGTCGTCAACCCGGTTGAAATGGGGATGAGCGACCTTGAGAAGGCCATGAGTCGGGTACGGGCCATTCCGGGGTACAAGCCTTACTTTGAGCGTGCCTTTGGCGGCAAGGACCCTGTGACAGTAGACAATGCAGCAAAAGCTGTAGCGGCATTCGAGCGTACTCTGATTACACCAAACAGCCCGTACGATCGCTTTGTGAAGGGCGACAAGACGGCACTGACAGCACAGCAGCAGCGTGGCATGCAGGCATTTGCGGATACCGGTTGCACCAGTTGCCATTCGGGGCCTGCTTTCAATGGCCCGGCCATGCCTGCCGGCACCGGCTTCTTCATGAAATTCCCGACCTTTACAGACAACAGCTACGTAAAGAAATACGATTTCATGAAAGACAAGGGGCGCTTTGAATCCACTGGCAACAAGGTGGATATGTACCTGTTCAAGGTGCCAACCCTGCGTAACGTGAGCTTGACCGCACCGTACTTCCATAACGGTTCGGTCGCGACACTGGGAGAGGCTATCCGGGTCATGGCAAAGCTGCAGTTAAATGCCGATCTCGATGATACAAAGGTTGCCGATATCGAGGCCTTCCTCAATGCGCTGACCGGCGA
- a CDS encoding sensor domain-containing diguanylate cyclase — MNYTSRIFIYVGMLIALLTGMMLLSFKTATDIVVSGSREHLRHAAMRKQESVRHQGDELLNYTDIIVNDLRLQEHIYIIVQLGASSEALASYYDRQFSSLPTDAHVILSRSGEVLYGAKYSRLINALRQRKKATSREKFFFMSPDGPVMVAVQPLVYQGETLATSAVARLLGDSWLQQQESNSGEYLIFFESDGRVLWSSNPDYRGFQINRASKMVVDTERSFYLHEVDLPEAGTEIPRLWFAASETRLIHMLNRYRYWAYAFSFLGGLTVLLLGWLMVRNFRRPLAQLMETTEAMIHGRLPVLDRNESRTELDLLLNRFADVLDALRREKAKVKRAHKKLQETAITDSLTGMYNRRYLQEVTPGLFAQVERDGRYLTAILLDLDYFKAVNDEHGHLGGDAVLVHFARLLKHNSRANDQLFRIGGEEFLILNVSENPDGNVALAEKVRELVSESPATYQGVRIPMTVSAGISCYSGRLGEGSLSRLMRSADKALYEAKASGRNRVVVHSSCKEASTMARKKNQKQSLSLVTNTKKPF; from the coding sequence GTGAATTATACATCCCGTATATTTATATACGTAGGGATGCTGATCGCACTACTCACAGGGATGATGTTGCTTTCGTTCAAAACGGCAACGGATATTGTGGTTTCCGGTTCTCGAGAGCACCTCAGGCATGCGGCCATGCGCAAGCAGGAGTCCGTTCGTCATCAGGGCGATGAGTTACTCAATTACACGGATATTATCGTTAACGACCTTCGTCTGCAGGAACATATCTACATCATCGTTCAGCTTGGTGCCAGCAGTGAAGCCCTTGCGTCGTATTATGATCGCCAGTTCAGTTCACTGCCGACCGATGCGCATGTGATTCTTTCACGTAGTGGAGAGGTGTTGTACGGGGCAAAATACTCAAGACTGATTAATGCGCTGCGTCAGCGAAAAAAAGCAACCAGCCGTGAAAAATTTTTCTTCATGTCGCCGGATGGCCCTGTCATGGTGGCAGTGCAGCCACTTGTATATCAGGGAGAGACGCTTGCAACCAGTGCCGTTGCCCGCCTCCTTGGTGACAGCTGGTTACAGCAGCAGGAAAGCAACTCCGGCGAATACCTGATCTTTTTCGAAAGTGACGGTCGTGTGTTATGGAGTAGTAACCCCGACTACCGGGGCTTCCAGATCAATCGGGCCAGCAAGATGGTTGTCGATACCGAGCGGTCATTTTACCTGCATGAAGTTGATCTGCCGGAAGCGGGAACGGAAATTCCACGTCTCTGGTTTGCGGCTTCGGAAACACGCCTGATACACATGTTGAACCGCTACCGGTACTGGGCCTACGCGTTTTCATTCCTGGGCGGCCTTACAGTTTTGCTGCTTGGCTGGTTGATGGTGCGGAACTTCCGTCGTCCGCTCGCACAGCTTATGGAGACGACCGAAGCCATGATCCACGGGCGCCTGCCTGTTCTGGACAGGAATGAGTCACGCACCGAACTCGACCTGTTGCTGAACCGGTTCGCTGATGTGCTGGATGCCCTGCGGCGTGAAAAAGCCAAAGTAAAACGGGCGCACAAGAAACTGCAGGAAACGGCTATTACTGACAGTCTTACGGGTATGTACAACCGGCGCTATCTACAGGAAGTCACTCCCGGACTGTTTGCCCAGGTTGAACGTGACGGCCGTTATCTGACAGCGATCCTGCTGGACCTGGACTACTTCAAAGCTGTCAACGATGAGCATGGCCACCTCGGCGGTGATGCTGTGCTGGTGCACTTTGCACGTCTGTTGAAACATAACTCCAGGGCCAATGACCAGTTATTCAGAATTGGTGGTGAGGAGTTCCTTATTCTCAACGTGTCGGAGAACCCGGATGGTAATGTGGCGCTGGCCGAGAAGGTTCGCGAACTGGTCAGTGAATCACCGGCAACGTACCAGGGTGTGCGAATCCCGATGACGGTCAGTGCAGGTATCAGCTGTTATTCAGGCCGTTTGGGCGAGGGCTCGTTATCCCGCCTTATGCGCTCGGCAGACAAGGCGCTGTACGAGGCCAAGGCCAGCGGGCGTAATCGTGTTGTCGTTCACAGCAGTTGTAAGGAAGCCAGCACGATGGCCCGCAAGAAGAATCAGAAACAATCGCTTTCACTGGTAACTAACACCAAAAAACCTTTCTGA
- the nhaD gene encoding sodium:proton antiporter NhaD codes for MKHITVSNSQHWILAILLTALPGLALASGDSMQLQNFTNHWAGWLAIGIFVLAYALVIGEEALHLRKSKPTMVAAGFIWLIVALLYIQAGDTHTAEQAVRHNLEEFGELFLFLLAAMTYINTMEERGVFDALRAWLVGREFSLRKIFWITGGLAFVISPIADNLTTALLMATVVMAVGGSDHRFVAVACVNIVVAANAGGAFSPFGDITTLMVWQKGIVQFQEFFALFVPSVVNWLVPAVILGMTVPSTAPQARHEAVELKHGAWIVVGLFILTISMAVSAHNFLHLPPVLGMMTGLGFLKFYGYYLKKRSQPEPAETLSGDTLDLEGKPAADANFNIFKSLERAEWDTLMFFYGIILCVGGLGTIGYLAVGSQLMYGDLGATQANILVGVLSAIVDNIPVMFAVLAMEPSMDHGQWLLVTLTAGVGGSMLSIGSAAGVAVMGQARGIYTFFAHLKWSWAIALGYAASIWVHFLINAKLFTGH; via the coding sequence ATGAAACACATCACTGTCTCAAACAGCCAACATTGGATTCTCGCAATATTACTGACTGCCCTGCCGGGCCTGGCACTGGCTTCGGGTGACAGCATGCAACTACAGAATTTCACCAACCACTGGGCAGGCTGGCTGGCCATCGGCATATTCGTGCTGGCCTATGCGCTGGTGATTGGTGAAGAGGCATTGCACCTGCGGAAATCCAAACCCACCATGGTCGCAGCCGGCTTCATCTGGCTCATCGTCGCGTTACTCTATATCCAGGCGGGAGACACCCATACGGCAGAACAGGCCGTTCGCCATAATCTTGAAGAATTCGGGGAACTGTTCCTGTTCCTGCTCGCCGCCATGACCTACATTAATACCATGGAAGAGCGCGGTGTCTTCGATGCCCTGCGTGCATGGCTGGTCGGACGCGAATTCTCACTGCGCAAGATATTCTGGATAACCGGTGGCCTGGCATTCGTCATATCACCCATCGCAGACAATCTCACGACCGCACTGCTGATGGCAACGGTTGTCATGGCGGTAGGCGGCTCGGATCACCGCTTTGTCGCCGTGGCCTGTGTCAATATCGTGGTTGCCGCCAATGCAGGAGGCGCTTTCAGCCCATTCGGCGATATCACCACCCTGATGGTGTGGCAAAAAGGCATTGTACAGTTCCAGGAATTCTTTGCCCTGTTCGTACCCTCGGTAGTTAACTGGCTTGTACCTGCCGTGATACTTGGCATGACCGTCCCGAGTACTGCCCCACAGGCGCGTCATGAAGCAGTGGAGCTCAAGCATGGCGCCTGGATCGTGGTTGGCCTTTTCATTCTCACCATCAGCATGGCGGTTTCAGCACATAACTTCCTGCACCTGCCGCCGGTGCTGGGCATGATGACTGGCCTGGGTTTCCTGAAGTTTTATGGTTACTACCTGAAGAAACGCTCTCAACCGGAACCTGCTGAAACGCTATCCGGGGATACGCTCGACCTGGAAGGAAAACCGGCTGCAGACGCCAATTTCAATATTTTCAAATCACTTGAACGCGCCGAGTGGGATACGCTGATGTTCTTTTACGGCATTATCCTGTGCGTTGGCGGGCTTGGCACTATCGGCTACCTCGCAGTCGGCTCGCAATTGATGTACGGCGACCTGGGTGCCACACAGGCAAATATCCTGGTTGGAGTACTGTCTGCCATCGTTGATAATATCCCGGTGATGTTCGCCGTACTTGCCATGGAGCCCTCCATGGACCATGGGCAATGGTTGCTGGTAACACTGACAGCCGGTGTTGGCGGTTCAATGTTATCTATCGGCTCAGCTGCAGGTGTAGCCGTGATGGGCCAGGCTCGTGGTATTTACACCTTTTTTGCGCATCTGAAGTGGAGCTGGGCCATTGCGCTGGGTTATGCCGCCAGTATCTGGGTACACTTCCTGATCAATGCGAAACTGTTCACAGGACACTAG